In the genome of Candidatus Binatia bacterium, the window GACCGGGGACAGGCACTTGAAGCCCGCCTGCTGCGCCGCGATGGCGTCGGCGATGCCCTCGGTGATGAGCAGCACGCCGTCGGTGTTCGCGTCGTCCTCGCCGAAGAAGTAGTCGTTCGTGATGAGGGGCGAGATGTACGGGTGCTTCTCGGAGCGCACCGGCAGCTTCCGGTACTTCGCAGCGTCCCACTCGGCGTCCGTTGAGGCCGGGGGGCGCCGGCCGATGACGTAGACGACGCGACCGCCTCGCCAGTAGGGGAAGATGAGCCGGTTGGCGAAGAAGTCCGCGCGCCCACCGCTGCGGAACTGCACGAAGAGGCCCGTCAACAGGCGCTCCTCCTCCGTCGCGCCGAGCTCGCCGAGGTACTCCCACAGGCCCGGAGCGCCGAAGCCGATCTGCACGCGATCGATGGTCGCGTCGGTGTAGCCACGCTCCTCCTTGATGGCTGAGCGCCTCTCGTCGCCGAGGTGGCGGTGGTAGCAGCCGACGGCTGCGGTGAGCAGCTCCTCAAGACGGCGGCGTTCGTGGAGCCGCTCGATATCTGTGTTCGAGGTGCCAGCGACCGGCACGCCCACGTCCGCCGCGAGCTCGCGGAGCGCCAGCATGAACGGGACATCGCGGGCGTACTGCACGAACGCGAACACGTCGCCGCCACCCGATCCGCCGCCCGAGTAGTCGCGCCACTTCTGCGTGTCGGGCCAGACCACCAGCGACGGCGTCGTGTCGGGGTTCTTGAGGGAGCGACCGACGTAGTGGTTCCCGCTCTCGCGCAGCTCGACGTGCCGGCCGACGACGGCGACGAGGTCCGTCCGCGCCTTCACGTCGGCGACGAGCTGGTCGAAGGTGTTCTGGTCCACGCGGCGTTCTCCGTGACAGGCAAAGCCACGGCGCGAACGCGCGGGGGACAGGTACGCACGCAGGCGGACCGTTCGCGGTCGCTTGTCCCCCGTTCACCGGGCGCGGTGCCTTTGCATCCCGCATGGCCAGTACGGACTACGAACGCCGGCTCGACATCGCCGCCGCCGTCCTCGCGCGCGGCGTGCGCCGCGTGCTCGGCGCCGACATCCCGCACGAACACGGCGCTGTTGAACGCGAGAACGACGCCTTGCCTGTTCGCGCGACCGAAGCCGTCATGGGCGCGGCCTCGAACCAGGAGAAGACCACCCGATGAACGACACGCCCGACGACCCGCTGATCCGTGAGATCCTCGCCCTGCGCGAGCGGCCCGTCTCCGCGCTGCGCGAGCGCTACCTCGCCGTCTTCGGCGAGGAGAGCACCAGCCGCAACAAGGACTACCTCTTCAAGCGCATCGCCTACCGGATGCAGGAGCAGCGCTATGGCGGCCTGTCGCCGAGGGCCAAGGCCCGCGCCGCCGAGCTCGCGGACAAGGCACCCGTGCGTCGCCGGCCACCACGGAACGTGGTGAGCGTGAGCATCGTCGAGGCGAGCGCCCGCGACCCGCGCCTGCCGCCCGTGGGCACCGTGCTGCGTCGCGAGTTCCGCGGCGGGGTCCACGAGGTGCGCGTGCTGACCGAGGGCTTCGAGTACCGCGGCGAGCGCTTCGCGAGCCTCTCGACGCTCGCTACCAAGATCGCCGGCTCGCGCTGGAACGGCTTCTTGTTCTTCAAGGTCGGCGCGAAGGGGGCGGCATGAGATCGGCCCTCGTGAAGGAGCCGAAGGTCGTCCGCTGCGCCATCTACACGCGCAAGTCGACGACCGAGGGGCTCGACTCCGACTTCAACACGCTCGACGCGCAACGCGAGGCGGCCGAGCACTTCATCAAGAGCCAGGCCGCCCAGGGCTGGAGGGCGCTACCCACGCGCTACGACGACGGCGGCTTCACCGGCGGCAACCTCGAACGCCCCGCGCTGACGCGGCTCATGGACGACATCGAGCGCGGCGAGATCGACACGGTGGTCGTCTACAAGGTCGACCGCCTCAGCCGCTCGCTCCTCGACTTCGCGCGGCTCGTCGAGCGCTTCGAGAAGCGCCGGGTCGCCTTCGTGAGCATCACGCAGCACTTCGACACGTCGACATCGATGGGCCGGCTCGTGCTCCACATTCTGCTCTCGTTCGCGCAGTTCGAGCGGGAGCTGATCAGCGAGCGCACGCGGGACAAGATCGCCGCCGCCAAGCGTCGTGGGAAGTGGACCGGCGGCCCCCTGGTGCTCGGCTACCGCGTCGATCGCCAGCGCCGCGCGCTCGAGGTCGTGCCCGAGGAGGCCGCCATCGTGAAGCTGGTCTTCGAGCTCTACGAGCGCACCCTCTCGATGGCGCTCACGGCGCAAAGGCTCAACGCTCGCGGGCTCACGCCGCGGACGCGAGTCGCCGAGGACGGCACGACCCGCGGGCGCCCCTTCAACAAGAACGCGGTCCACCGACTGCTCCGCAACCCGCTCTACGTCGGCAAGGTCCGCCACAACGACGACCTGTTCCTCGGCGAGCACGAGCCCATCATCGACCCCGACGTCTTCGAGCGCGTGCAGCGCACCCTCGACCTGCGCGCGGCGGGAACCGGTACGCGCCGCCCGCGCCGGAGCGAGTCGCTGCTGACGGGCCTGCTCCGCTGTCTGCCCTGCGACGCGGCGATGAGCACGAGCCACGCCTACAACCACAAGAAGCAGCGCTACCGTTACTACCGCTGCCGCGCCTCGCAGGAGGGCCTGCGCTGCCCCACGGGCTTGCTCAACGCGAACGACGTCGAGGCCGCCGTCGTCGCGCAGGTGAAGGCTCTGGCGAAGAGCGGCGCGCTGCGCGACCGCATCCTCGCGACGCTGGCCGAGGGCGACGAGGGCGAGGCCGAGCTCGTCGCGACGAGGGAACGGCTCGAGGCTCGGATCACCGAGCTCGGCGCCGAGGCCAAGCGCCTGCTCGGCGCGTTCACTTCGCCTCCGGCTCCGTGGTCCTCCGTGGACTCCGTCCAGCACGCTGGACTCCGTCCACTCCGGTTCAGCAGCGTCCACGCGGGCGGGCGCCTCCTCGCCGAGCGTCTCGGAGAGCTCGAACGCGCGACCGACAAGCACCGCGCCGGTGTCGCCGACCTCGAGCGGCGGCGCCCCCGAGGTGCAGGTGGAGACCCTCTCCCTCGAGCTACCGCCGGGGGCCCAGCCGGTGAGCGAGCGCGGCCTGCGCGAGGCTGTGCTGGGAACCGCCGACTGGCAGGAGCAGCGGCGGCGGTGGGCGGGGTTGAAGCGGGAAATCAGCAGCGCGACCTGACCAGGCGTTGAGCCGACCAACGCCCTGGCATAGACTGCCGCCCCTTGGAGTCTGATGCCGCCGCTAGCCCTACGCGCCACCCAATCTGGAGCCCGGATGCCTGACGAGGTCCTGACCATCAAGGAGGTCGCCGCGCTGCTCAAGCTCGCGGAGAAGACCGTCTACGCCATGGCGCAGGCCGGCGAGATTCCGGCGTTCAAGATCCGAGGGCAGTGGCGCATCAGGCGCACTGAGCTCGACCAGTGGATCGACGCGCAGCCGCGCGGTGGGGACGGGGGACGTGATGGCGACGCGTGACACAGGCGACAAGAAGCGCGGGCGACCGCCGAAGGCTGCTGCAAGCGAGCCGACGCCCGACGCGAAGAAGGCGAGCACGAAGAACGGCTCCACGTCCGATGCCGTGGTGGGCTTCGAAGAGAAGCTCTGGCAGATGGCGGACAAGCTCCGCAACAACATGGACGCGGCCGAGTACAAGCACGTCGTCCTCGGGCTCATCTTCCTCAAGTACATCTCGGACGCGTTCGAGGAGAAGCACGCTGCGCTCACGGCCGACAAGAAGTCGGGCGCCGACCCGGAAGACCCCGACGAGTACCGTGCCGACAATATCTACTGGGTGCCGAAGGAGGCGCGCTGGACTCACCTCCAGGGCAACGCGAAGCAGGCCACGATCGGCAAGCTCATCGACGACGCGATGGTCGCCCTCGAGGCCCAGAACCCGACGCTCAAGGGCGTGCTCCAGAAAGACTACGGGCGGCCTGGGCTGGACAAGACGCGCCTCGGTGAGTTGATCGATCTCGTCGGTACCATCGGCCTCGGCGACCGGGAGAACCGGGCGCGCGATGTGCTCGGCCGCGTCTACGAGTACTTCCTCACGAAGTTCGCCGCCGCCGAGGGCAAGAACGGCGGCCAGTTCTACACGCCGCGCGGCGTGGTGCGCGTGCTGGTCGAGATGCTCGCGCCCTACAAGGGGCGCGTCTTCGACCCTGCCTGCGGCTCGGGCGGCATGTTCATCTCGAGCGAGAAGTTCGTCGAGGCGCACGGCGGTCGCGTCGGCGACATCAGCATCTACGGCCAGGAGTCGAACCACACGACCTGGCGCCTCGCGAAGCTGAACCTCGCGATCCGCGGCATCGACGCCAACATCGTGCACGGCGACACCTTCCACGCCGACGGCCACAAGGACCTCAAGGCCGACTACGTCCTCGCGAACCCGCCCTTCAACGACAGCGACTGGGGCCAGCCGCGCCTCAAGGAAGACGTGCGCTGGAAGTATGGCGTGCCGCCCGCGGGCAACGCGAACTTCGCCTGGGTGCAGCACTTCCTCCACCACCTCGCGCCCACCGGCATCGCGGGCTTCGTGCTGGCGAACGGCAGCATGTCGTCGCAGCAGTCGGGCGAGGGCGACATTCGCAAGGCCATCGTCGAGGCGGACCTCGTCGACTGCATGGTCGCGCTGCCGGGACAGCTCTTCTACTCGACGCAGATCCCCGTCTGCCTGTGGTTTCTCGCGCGGGATAAGAAGAACGGCCTCGGCGGTCGCGGCAAGAAGATGAGGAGCCGCCAGAAGGAGACTCTGTTCATCGACGCGCGCAAGCTCGGCACGCTCGTCGACCGCGTGCATCGCGAGCTCTCCGACGATGACATCGCGAAGATCGCCGACACGTACCACCGCTGGCGCGGTGATTGGCCACCGACCGACGAGGCTACGATTCGGGCGACCACAAGGGTCGCCCCTACGACATCATCTGTAGGGGCACCCCTTGTGGGTGCCCGCGCGTACGAGAACATCCCGGGGTTCTGCTATTCGGCGACGACCGAAGAGATCGCCTCGCACCAGTTCGTGCTCACGCCGGGGCGCTACGTCGGCGCCGAAGAAGTCGAGGACGACGGCGAGCCCTTCGACGAGAAGATGAAACGCCTCGTGGCGACGCTCGAAGAGCAGTTCGCCGAAGGCGCGCGGCTGGAGAAGGAGATCCGGAAGAATCTGCGGGGGCTTGGGTATGGGGGGTGAAACCATCTGGCCGACGCGTCCACTGAAGGATTGCGCCGTTTGGTACTCCGGCGGCACGCCGAACAAGGCCACCCCGCGCTACTGGGGCGGCTCGATCCCGTGGATCAGCGCGAAAAGCCTCAACGACTACTTCGTGTCGGACTCCGAGGATCGCGTCACCGAGGAGGGCGCTCGAAACGGCACACGCCTGGTCCCGAAGGACAGCATTCTCTTCATCGTTCGCGGGATGAGCCTCAAGAGCGAGTTCCGCATGGGCATCGCCACACGCCCCGTCACCTTCAACCAAGATCTGAAGGCGCTCGTCGCAGTGGACGACGTTGTGCCCGCGTACCTCGCCTACGCGATCCGGTCGAAGACGACCGAGATCCTGCAGATGGTCGGCGAGGCGGGTCACGGGACCGGCGTGCTTCCCACGGATCGCATCCAGTCACTCGAGATTCCTGTCCCCTCGCTCGAAGAGCAACACGCAGTCGCCGCTATCGTGGGCGCGCTGGACGCCAAGATCGAACTGAACCGCAAGATGAACGCGACGCTCGAGGCGATGGCGCGGGCGCTTTTCAAGTCATGGTTCGTCGACTTCGACCCCGTGCGCGCCAAAGCCGAAGGCCGCGCCCCGAGCGGCATGGACGCCGAAACCGCGAAGCTGTTTCCGAGTGAGTTCGTCGATTCGGAGCTGGGGCCGATTCCGAAGGGTTGGCGCGCAACGACCTTGGGGACCGAAGTCGAACGTTGTGGTGGCGCAGTTCAAACGGGTCCTTTCGGGAGTCAGTTGCACGCATCCGACTACGTCCCGGAGGGGGTGCCCGTCGTCATGCCGAAGGACATCGGCGGGCGCAGGGTTTCGACGGCCAGCATCGCGCGCGTTCCTGAACACGACGCGTTGCGACTGTCGCGACATCGCTTGCAGCCTGGCGATGTCGTCTATAGCCGTCGTGGCGATGTCGAGCGCCACGCCCTGATCGGCGCTCGGGAGACCGGGTGGCTCTGCGGAACCGGATGCCTTCTCGTGCGTCTCGGTCCCAATTGGCCGTCGCCGATGTTCGCGTCCTTCGCCCTTGATCGACCGGAGACGCGCGCGTGGATCTCTCAGCACGCGATCGGCGCAACGATGCCCAACCTGAACACCGGCATCCTGTCCGCGGTTCCCCTCGTGATGCCATCCGATGATGTGCTCCGCGCCTTCGCCGCCGCCGTGGATCCGCTTCAGGCGTTGGTCGTCATCCGAGACGCCGAAACCGGCCTGCTCGCGAAGACCCGCGATGAGCTTCTGCCGCGTCTTCTCTCGGGCGAGCTGCCGGTCGACGCGCGCGAGCGCGCAGTCGAGGAGGTCGCGTGAAGCTCACACGCGTCACCAAGCTTCGTCACCGCGTGTTCCGCGATTTCGCGTGGCCGAGCGAGCTCCACGCCTTAGTCGGGATGCGCCGCGACGGTTCGGACGCGCCTGCGATGTGTCGCTCTGATTCTCCGGAGCCGCGCGTGATGAATCACGCCCCTACGAGGCCGCAGTGATCGATCCGCTCGATCCCATTCGCCCCCGGAGGCGATCGATCCGATTGCGCGGATACGACTATTCCGGCGCGGGGGCGTATTTCGTGACCATCTGCGCGCAGGACCGCGCGTGTTTGTTCGGGGACGTGGTCGACGAGGTCATGCGATGGAACGATGCCGGGATGATGATCAGGGAGCACTGGACGGCGCTGCCGCGCCGATTCCCGACCGTCACGCTGGATGAATTTGTCGTGATGCCAAACCACGTTCACGGCGTAGTGATCATTCACGACGCGTCTGGTGCGGGCGGCCACGAGGGCCGCCCCTACGACGACAACCTGGACGTAGGGGCACCCCTTGTGGGTGCCCGTCATGACGATGACGCGGACGGTGCCCATGCGGGCGGCCACGAGGGCCGCCCCTACGCATCTGGCTCGCCTCTCGGACAGGTGATCGGCGCGTTCAAATCGATGACCACCGTCGCCTACGGGCTCGGCGTCCGACAGTTCGCGTGGCCGACGTTCCGTGGCCGCCTCTGGCAGCGCAACTACTACGAACACATCGTTCGCAACGAAGTGGAGATGGACCGGATCCGCCGCTACATCGCAGAGAATCCCAGCAGGTGGGCGCAAGATCGCGAGAACCCTGCCTGCGTAGGGGCACCGCTTGCGGGTGCCGAAGAGTGGGAGGTCGCGTGACGCCCTCCGAAGCGCCCAAGGGGGAGCTGGTCCTCTACCAGACTGACGACCGGCGGACGCGCGAGTGCCGCTTCGAGGGCGACACCATTTGGCTCACGCAGGCGCAACTCGCCGAGCTGTTCGAGACCAGCGTCCCCAACATCAACCTCCACCTGAAGGCCGTGTACGAGGAGGGAGAGCTCGACGAAGGGGCAACCATTACGGCGTACTTAATAGTTCGAGCCGAGGGGAAGCGCTCCGTCTCCAGGCAGGTGCTGCAATGACGAAGGCCAAGGGGAAACCTCGCGCGAGTACGGGAAAAGCGATGACCACCCGGCGCAAGAACGGCGAGACGCACCTCGTCGAGTGGAAGGAGTCGTGGCGCGACGAGTACCTGAAGTGGCTCTGCGGCTTCGCCAACGCCGACGGCGGTACGCTCATCATCGGCATGAACGACAGGGGCCAGCCCGTCGGAGCCCAGGGTGCGGAGCGCCTGCTCGTCGATCTGCCCAACAAGATTCGCGACACGCTCGGCTTGGTCGTGCCGGTGCGAAGCGTCGCCAAGAAGGGCAAGACGCTGGTCGAGATCGACGTCGACGCCTCCGTGACGCCCATCAGCTACAAGGGCGAGTACCACTTCCGCTCGGGCAGCACGAAGCAGCAACTCACCGGCAACGCGCTCTCGACGTTCCTCCTCCGCAAGTTCGGCCGCACCTGGGATGGCGCGCCGGTGCCCAACATTACAGTCAAGAACCTGAGCGCCGAGGCCTTCAAGCGCTTCAAGGGCTACGCCCGTAGCAGCGATCGACTGCCCGCGGGCGCGCTTGCGCTGAGTCGCGCGGAGCTCGTCGAGAAACTCCGCCTCACCGAGACCGGCATGCTCAAGCGCGCCGCTCTGCTCCTCTTTCACGAAGATCCCGAGCGCTGGGTCACCGGTGCCTACGTGAAGATCGGCATGTTCCGTAGCGAGAGCGACCTCGCCTATCACGATGAGGTGCACGGCGACCTGTTCACGCAGATGGACAAGACCGTTGAGCTCCTTCTGACGAAGTACATGGTGGCGTGGATCAGCTACCGCGGGCTCGGTCGCCTCGAGACGTTCCCCATTCCGCGCGAGGCGCTGCGCGAGGCGGTGCTGAATGCCTTGATCCACAAGGACTACAGCGTTGGCGCACCGATCCAGATCCGCGTGTACCGTGACGGGCTCCGAATCTCGAACGCAGGCGAGCTGCCGCCAACATGGACGGCAGAAACGCTGCTGAGAACACACGACTCACAACCCCCGAATCCCGACATCGCGAACACGTTTTTTCGCGCCGGGCTCATTGAGGCCTGGGGGCGGGGTTATGAAATGATCCGCGATGCGTGCCAGGAAGCAGGCGCGCCCGAGCCGACCGTCGCCACCGAGGGTGGTTTTCGTGTGGAGTGGAAGTGGCAAGTGCCCGACGACGCGCGAGCCGCGAAGCCGGCGGCCACGGAAGTCACCACGGAAGTCACCACGGAAGTCACCACGGAAGTCACTCGTCTGGTCGCCGTGCTCGCTGGGGAGACGACCCGGCGCGAACTTCGGACAGCACTCGGTCTGAAGAACGACGAGCACTTTCGCAAGGCGTACCTCCTTCCTGCGCTTGAAGCCGGCCTCATTGAAATGACCATCCCTGACAAGCCGAACAGCCGCCTGCAGAAGTACCGACTCACCGCTGCAGGCAAAGCCCGCCTCGCAGCGATCAGAAAAGGTGCGAAGTGACCACCTTCACCGAATCTGTCGTCGAGCAAGCAGCCCTCGCGTGGTTCGAGGCGCTCGGGTACGCAATCGTTGGCGGCCCTTCGATCGCGCCCGGTGAACCGGGTGAAGAACGGCGGACCTACGCGGACGTCGTGCTCGACGGCCGCCTGCGCGACGCGCTCGCGCGGTTGAACCCCACGGTTTCGCGCGAAGGCCTCGACGAGGCGTTCCGAAAGCTCACGCGGATCTCGTCGCCGCAGCCGGTCGACGCGAACCACGAGCTGCACTACTACCTCGTGAACGGCGTCAGCGTGGAGTACCTGCGCGCCGACGGCACCATCGGCTACGACCCGGTGCGCGTCGTCGACTTCGACGTGCTCGACAACAACGACTGGCTCGTCGTCAACCAGCTCACCGTCAGCGAGGGCGGCCACAATCGACGCCCCGACGTCGTGGTGTTCCTGAACGGCCTGCCGATCGCCGTCATCGAGCTGAAGAACGCCGCGAGCGAGAACGCGACCATCTGGAGCGCGTTCCAGCAGCTCCAGACCTACAAGCAGGGGCTTCCATCGCTCTTCGTGTTCAACGAGCTGCTCGTCGTCAGCGATGGGCTCGAAGCGCGCATCGGTACGCTCTCGTCGAACAAGGAGCGTTTCCTGCCCTGGCGCACCATCGAGGGCGAGGCGCTCGCGTCGAAGACGATGAGCCAGCTCGAGGTGCTGATCCGCGGCGTGTTCGACAAGCGGCGGCTCCTCGACCTGCTCCGCTACTTCATCGTGTTCGAGGACGACGGGGACACTGCCATCAAGAAGATGGCGGGCTACCATCAGTTCCACGCAGTGGCGCGGGCGCTGGACGCGACGATCTCGGCCTCGCGCCCGCAGGGCGACCGTCGCGTCGGCGTGGTCTGGCACACGCAGGGGTCGGGCAAGAGTCTCACGATGGCCTTCTACGCGGGGCGCGTCGTGCTGCACCCGGCGATGCAGAACCCGACGCTCATCGTGCTCACCGACCGGAACGATCTCGACGAGCAGCTCTTCGGCACGTTCGCGCGCTGCAAGGACCTACTGCGCCAGAGCCCCGAGCAAGCCAAGGATCGCGCCCACCTGCGGGAGCTGCTCAAGGTCGCCTCGGGCGGCGTGGTCTTCACGACCATCCAGAAGTTCATGCCTGAGACCCGCGGCGACACGTTTCCGCTGCTCTCCGAGCGCTCGAACATCGTCGTGGTCGCGGACGAGGCCCACCGCAGCCAATACGACTTCATCGACGGCTTCGCGCGCCACATGCGCGACGCCCTGCCGAACGCATCGTTCATCGGCTTCACCGGCACGCCCATCGACGCGGCCGACAAGAACACGCGATCGGTCTTCGGCGACTACGTCAGCGTCTACGACATCCAGCGCGCGGTCGAAGACGGCGCCACGGTCCCCATCTACTACGAAAGCCGTCTCGCGAAGCTCGAGCTGAAAGAGGAAGAGCGGCCGCACCTCGATGAGGCCTTCGACGAGCTGACCGAGGGCGAGGAGCTCGAAGGGCGTGAGAAGCTCAAGACGAAGTGGTCGGCGCTCGAGGCGCTCGTCGGGACCGACCGGCGCGTGCAGCTCATCGCGAAGGACCTCGTCGAGCACTTCGAAGCTCGCCTCGATGCCATGGACGGCAAAGCGATGCTGGTCTGCATGAGCCGGCGGATCTGCGTCGACCTCTACAAGGCGCTCACCGCGCTACGCCCCGACTGGCTCGACGAGAGCGACGACAAGGGCGCGATCAAGGTCGTGATGACCGGGTCGGCGTCCGACCCGAGCGACTGGCAACAGCACATCCGCAGCAAGCAGCGCCGCGAGGCGCTGGCCAAGCGGTTCAAGAACCCGAGCGACCCCTTCAAGCTCGTCATCGTCCGCGACATGTGGCTCACGGGCTTCGACGCCCCGTGCATGCACACGATGTACATCGACAAGCCGATGCAGGGGCACGGTCTGGTGCAGGCCATCGCGCGCGTGAACCGCGTGTTCCGGGACAAGCCGGGCGGTCTCGTCGTCGACTACCTGGGCCTCGCCGACCAGCTCAAGAAGGCCCTCCACACGTACACCGAGAGCGGCGGACAGGGCGAGACGGCGCTCGACCAGGAGGAGGCCGTGGCGCTGATGCTCGAGCGCTACGAGCAGTGCTCGGACATCTTCCACGGCTTCGACTGGAGCGCTTGGATGAGCAGCTCGCCGGCCGCCCGCCTCTCGGTGCTGCCCGCGGCGCAGGAGCACGTGCTCGCCCAGGAGAGCGGCAAGGAGCGGCTGCTCCAGGTCGTCACCGAGCTTTCGAAGGCGTTCGCGCTCGCCGTGCCGCACGACGAGGCGATCCGCATTCGCGATGACGTCGGATTCTTCCAGGCCGTCCGCACGGCCATCGCCAAGACGCAGGTCGGGGACCGGAAAGGCTCCGGCGACATCGACCACGCCATCCGGCAAATCGTCTCGAAGGCGATCGTGAGCGACCAGGTCATCGACATCTTCGCGGCGGCGGGCCTCAAGAACCCCGACATCTCGATCCTGTCCGACCAGTTCCTCGCCGACGTTCGCGGGATGAAGCACCGGAACCTTGCGGTCGAGCTGCTCAGGAAGCTCCTCAATGACGAAGTGAAGGCGCGCTCGAAGCACAACCTGGTGCAGGCACGCTCTTTCGCCGACCTCCTCGAGAAATCCGTTCGTCGCTACCAGAACCGCGCCATCGAGGCCGCGCAGGTCATCGAGGAGCTCATCGAGCTCGCGAAGGAGATGCGCGCCGCCCAGAAGCGGGGCGAGGAGCTCGGGCTCACGAGCGACGAGCTGGCCTTCTACGACGCGCTCGAGGTCAGCGACACCGCCGTCAAGGTCCTCGGCGACGAGACGCTGCGCACCATCGCGCGCGAGCTGGTCGACACGGTGAAGCACAACGTCACCATCGACTGGACCGTGAAGGAATCGGTCCGCGCCAAGCTGCGGGTCATCGTGAAGCGCATCCTGCGCAAGTACGGCTACCCGCCCGACAAGCAGGAAGCTGCGACGAACACAGTGTTGCAACAGGCTGAGCTGCTGTCGGACTTTTGGACGCTGGGAGCGCGCGGATGACCCCAGCCGCACTCGAGTCGCTCATCGCCCAAGGCGAGTCCGAGACGCTCGAGTTCAAGCGCTCGACGGCCGAGCTGAAGCGCGCCGGCGAGACGCTGTGCGCCTTCCTGAACGGCGAGGGCGGCAAGGTGCTGATCGGCGTCGCGCGTGACGGCAAGCTCGTGGGCCAGGACGTCGCCGA includes:
- a CDS encoding helix-turn-helix domain-containing protein, which codes for MPDEVLTIKEVAALLKLAEKTVYAMAQAGEIPAFKIRGQWRIRRTELDQWIDAQPRGGDGGRDGDA
- a CDS encoding restriction endonuclease subunit S, whose translation is MGGETIWPTRPLKDCAVWYSGGTPNKATPRYWGGSIPWISAKSLNDYFVSDSEDRVTEEGARNGTRLVPKDSILFIVRGMSLKSEFRMGIATRPVTFNQDLKALVAVDDVVPAYLAYAIRSKTTEILQMVGEAGHGTGVLPTDRIQSLEIPVPSLEEQHAVAAIVGALDAKIELNRKMNATLEAMARALFKSWFVDFDPVRAKAEGRAPSGMDAETAKLFPSEFVDSELGPIPKGWRATTLGTEVERCGGAVQTGPFGSQLHASDYVPEGVPVVMPKDIGGRRVSTASIARVPEHDALRLSRHRLQPGDVVYSRRGDVERHALIGARETGWLCGTGCLLVRLGPNWPSPMFASFALDRPETRAWISQHAIGATMPNLNTGILSAVPLVMPSDDVLRAFAAAVDPLQALVVIRDAETGLLAKTRDELLPRLLSGELPVDARERAVEEVA
- a CDS encoding type I restriction-modification system subunit M, giving the protein MATRDTGDKKRGRPPKAAASEPTPDAKKASTKNGSTSDAVVGFEEKLWQMADKLRNNMDAAEYKHVVLGLIFLKYISDAFEEKHAALTADKKSGADPEDPDEYRADNIYWVPKEARWTHLQGNAKQATIGKLIDDAMVALEAQNPTLKGVLQKDYGRPGLDKTRLGELIDLVGTIGLGDRENRARDVLGRVYEYFLTKFAAAEGKNGGQFYTPRGVVRVLVEMLAPYKGRVFDPACGSGGMFISSEKFVEAHGGRVGDISIYGQESNHTTWRLAKLNLAIRGIDANIVHGDTFHADGHKDLKADYVLANPPFNDSDWGQPRLKEDVRWKYGVPPAGNANFAWVQHFLHHLAPTGIAGFVLANGSMSSQQSGEGDIRKAIVEADLVDCMVALPGQLFYSTQIPVCLWFLARDKKNGLGGRGKKMRSRQKETLFIDARKLGTLVDRVHRELSDDDIAKIADTYHRWRGDWPPTDEATIRATTRVAPTTSSVGAPLVGARAYENIPGFCYSATTEEIASHQFVLTPGRYVGAEEVEDDGEPFDEKMKRLVATLEEQFAEGARLEKEIRKNLRGLGYGG
- a CDS encoding transposase translates to MIDPLDPIRPRRRSIRLRGYDYSGAGAYFVTICAQDRACLFGDVVDEVMRWNDAGMMIREHWTALPRRFPTVTLDEFVVMPNHVHGVVIIHDASGAGGHEGRPYDDNLDVGAPLVGARHDDDADGAHAGGHEGRPYASGSPLGQVIGAFKSMTTVAYGLGVRQFAWPTFRGRLWQRNYYEHIVRNEVEMDRIRRYIAENPSRWAQDRENPACVGAPLAGAEEWEVA
- a CDS encoding DUF2924 domain-containing protein, whose translation is MNDTPDDPLIREILALRERPVSALRERYLAVFGEESTSRNKDYLFKRIAYRMQEQRYGGLSPRAKARAAELADKAPVRRRPPRNVVSVSIVEASARDPRLPPVGTVLRREFRGGVHEVRVLTEGFEYRGERFASLSTLATKIAGSRWNGFLFFKVGAKGAA
- a CDS encoding CHC2 zinc finger domain-containing protein gives rise to the protein MDQNTFDQLVADVKARTDLVAVVGRHVELRESGNHYVGRSLKNPDTTPSLVVWPDTQKWRDYSGGGSGGGDVFAFVQYARDVPFMLALRELAADVGVPVAGTSNTDIERLHERRRLEELLTAAVGCYHRHLGDERRSAIKEERGYTDATIDRVQIGFGAPGLWEYLGELGATEEERLLTGLFVQFRSGGRADFFANRLIFPYWRGGRVVYVIGRRPPASTDAEWDAAKYRKLPVRSEKHPYISPLITNDYFFGEDDANTDGVLLITEGIADAIAAQQAGFKCLSPVTTTFRAQDHEKLVRLTSQAKRVVIVNDSEESGAGERGALETARGPDETPTCAPRTVLARWQAASGRGGGLMQRLCEPSSHGGGS
- a CDS encoding putative DNA binding domain-containing protein — protein: MTKAKGKPRASTGKAMTTRRKNGETHLVEWKESWRDEYLKWLCGFANADGGTLIIGMNDRGQPVGAQGAERLLVDLPNKIRDTLGLVVPVRSVAKKGKTLVEIDVDASVTPISYKGEYHFRSGSTKQQLTGNALSTFLLRKFGRTWDGAPVPNITVKNLSAEAFKRFKGYARSSDRLPAGALALSRAELVEKLRLTETGMLKRAALLLFHEDPERWVTGAYVKIGMFRSESDLAYHDEVHGDLFTQMDKTVELLLTKYMVAWISYRGLGRLETFPIPREALREAVLNALIHKDYSVGAPIQIRVYRDGLRISNAGELPPTWTAETLLRTHDSQPPNPDIANTFFRAGLIEAWGRGYEMIRDACQEAGAPEPTVATEGGFRVEWKWQVPDDARAAKPAATEVTTEVTTEVTTEVTRLVAVLAGETTRRELRTALGLKNDEHFRKAYLLPALEAGLIEMTIPDKPNSRLQKYRLTAAGKARLAAIRKGAK
- a CDS encoding recombinase family protein, with the translated sequence MRSALVKEPKVVRCAIYTRKSTTEGLDSDFNTLDAQREAAEHFIKSQAAQGWRALPTRYDDGGFTGGNLERPALTRLMDDIERGEIDTVVVYKVDRLSRSLLDFARLVERFEKRRVAFVSITQHFDTSTSMGRLVLHILLSFAQFERELISERTRDKIAAAKRRGKWTGGPLVLGYRVDRQRRALEVVPEEAAIVKLVFELYERTLSMALTAQRLNARGLTPRTRVAEDGTTRGRPFNKNAVHRLLRNPLYVGKVRHNDDLFLGEHEPIIDPDVFERVQRTLDLRAAGTGTRRPRRSESLLTGLLRCLPCDAAMSTSHAYNHKKQRYRYYRCRASQEGLRCPTGLLNANDVEAAVVAQVKALAKSGALRDRILATLAEGDEGEAELVATRERLEARITELGAEAKRLLGAFTSPPAPWSSVDSVQHAGLRPLRFSSVHAGGRLLAERLGELERATDKHRAGVADLERRRPRGAGGDPLPRATAGGPAGERARPARGCAGNRRLAGAAAAVGGVEAGNQQRDLTRR